A DNA window from uncultured Methanoregula sp. contains the following coding sequences:
- a CDS encoding capsid cement protein — MTTQYPVTGRVAGEEGSITNQGRYLTFVESDLTHPTHSDGLADKGDPVNVGNIVGVVSSSSPTAATDLVTVDTEGVWYLNVVASDDAGTSAVVLGDQLFIAAGVISKKASGVPFGKALGALSGSATAAVCAVKIHQEDPLTSLSGRKFVITTQFAAAEITAGRGIFIAPAACELISVVEAHGTIAGQAGTLQLEKCNTGEAKTAGDAMLASAFNLESTVNTPVTIAAVTDGKQQLVAGDEIRLKLASGASTSYVDGVATLLMKWL; from the coding sequence ATGACAACTCAGTATCCAGTAACCGGCCGGGTGGCCGGGGAAGAGGGATCGATCACCAACCAGGGCAGGTACCTGACCTTCGTTGAATCCGATCTCACCCACCCGACGCATTCGGACGGCCTTGCAGACAAGGGCGATCCGGTCAATGTCGGCAATATCGTAGGGGTCGTGAGCTCATCCAGCCCGACCGCCGCCACGGATCTCGTGACTGTAGACACGGAAGGTGTCTGGTATCTCAATGTCGTCGCATCCGATGACGCAGGCACCAGCGCAGTAGTGCTTGGCGACCAGCTGTTCATTGCAGCAGGCGTGATCTCAAAGAAAGCAAGTGGCGTTCCTTTCGGCAAAGCGCTCGGTGCACTCTCCGGATCAGCCACTGCCGCAGTATGTGCCGTCAAGATCCACCAGGAGGATCCGTTAACCTCGCTCAGCGGCCGCAAGTTCGTCATTACGACTCAGTTTGCAGCTGCCGAAATCACTGCCGGCCGGGGAATCTTCATTGCACCCGCAGCCTGCGAACTTATCTCAGTCGTCGAGGCCCACGGGACTATCGCGGGGCAGGCCGGCACGCTCCAGCTGGAGAAGTGCAACACCGGGGAAGCCAAGACTGCAGGCGATGCAATGCTGGCATCAGCGTTCAACCTGGAATCAACTGTCAACACACCGGTCACCATTGCAGCGGTAACGGACGGCAAGCAACAGCTCGTCGCAGGCGACGAGATCAGACTCAAGCTCGCGAGCGGAGCATCAACCTCGTATGTCGATGGTGTTGCAACCCTGCTCATGAAGTGGCTCTAA
- a CDS encoding Mu-like prophage major head subunit gpT family protein, with amino-acid sequence MVEFMEIMKEGWDGFSSVRDAPVDESAIAEALDLFTNANRLKPHQHAYLVQEAIATSDFPTLLGNVIDRQLLANYKLPSTISEWRQYIKVAPGGIPDFNDVERNRVDGIDQRLLKISDGVFQPAKQTSTQYKYHLDTYGRVFEITRKALINDALGAFSDISTRFARAALRTEAYFATNLFCTSSGPNSSFFGASISDAGQTITNLGALPLTINNLETTLTYMSEQKDPQGEAIEIEGVHLVVPPALFITAKSILTSSNKFYVDVQGGAGASIMAYPTANVLADMPIQLHKNPTLNTIDTSGKVRTTWYLFADPAEGAAIEVGFLRGQEGPEICMKASDKMSVSGGAMSPFAGSFDSDKIAYRVRHDIGGATMDPRLAYAQTGS; translated from the coding sequence ATGGTAGAATTTATGGAAATTATGAAGGAAGGATGGGACGGGTTCTCATCAGTCCGCGACGCACCGGTCGACGAGTCCGCAATTGCTGAAGCGCTCGACCTCTTTACGAACGCGAACAGGCTCAAGCCTCACCAGCACGCATACCTGGTCCAGGAAGCAATCGCAACCAGCGATTTCCCGACCCTGCTGGGGAACGTCATTGACCGGCAGCTGCTCGCGAACTACAAACTCCCCTCGACAATCTCCGAGTGGCGGCAGTATATCAAGGTCGCACCCGGCGGCATTCCGGACTTCAACGATGTTGAACGCAACCGCGTTGACGGCATCGACCAGCGCCTTCTCAAGATCTCGGACGGCGTATTCCAGCCGGCAAAACAGACCTCGACCCAGTACAAGTATCACCTCGATACCTACGGCCGGGTCTTCGAGATCACCCGGAAAGCGCTCATCAACGACGCTCTCGGCGCATTCTCGGACATCTCAACACGGTTCGCCCGTGCAGCGCTCAGGACCGAAGCGTACTTCGCCACCAATCTGTTCTGCACCTCATCCGGCCCGAACTCCTCGTTCTTCGGGGCATCAATCTCCGATGCCGGGCAGACCATCACCAACCTCGGCGCTCTCCCGCTGACCATCAACAACCTGGAGACCACGCTCACCTACATGAGCGAGCAGAAAGACCCCCAGGGTGAAGCAATCGAGATCGAAGGCGTCCACCTGGTCGTCCCGCCCGCTCTCTTCATCACGGCAAAGTCGATCCTCACGTCCTCGAACAAGTTCTATGTGGATGTCCAGGGCGGCGCCGGTGCCTCAATCATGGCATACCCGACCGCCAACGTCCTTGCCGACATGCCGATCCAGCTGCACAAGAACCCGACCCTGAACACCATCGATACCAGCGGCAAGGTCCGCACTACCTGGTATCTCTTCGCGGATCCCGCGGAAGGTGCAGCGATCGAGGTCGGGTTCCTCAGAGGCCAGGAAGGCCCCGAGATCTGTATGAAAGCGTCCGACAAGATGTCCGTAAGTGGCGGGGCAATGTCTCCGTTCGCGGGCAGCTTCGACTCGGACAAGATCGCGTACCGTGTCCGCCACGACATTGGTGGCGCCACCATGGACCCGCGGCTCGCATACGCTCAGACCGGCAGCTAA